The Henckelia pumila isolate YLH828 chromosome 2, ASM3356847v2, whole genome shotgun sequence genome includes a window with the following:
- the LOC140880705 gene encoding uncharacterized protein isoform X1 — protein MKDYFKLVNTAYRKLPSMAGRNYANAVSLIQAVSSCQICVRMLDFELHNTILEMFHLFLDGIQSSHPQEIFSSMEHIMTLIIQNIEESDEFMVELIKIFLAALKKGNKNISPCAFQLAKKVFEKCADSLHNFVPEAVRHMGDAVQEYDDAIASSLLGATRSDNMNVEEMGTRACDREQVNLDGDPIISMLEENCCIDNLKAPGSIDENHATVPYSDDHNNCQENVSLEAKGMGIEASYHKEVNLQDEENVNENHQKMAHVGDQINWRESDLERINSTSGPDGSTPCLNNNNSDEMRNSGSLTEQNLLPLHATLTPLRQVSPVKDGDTIHDEDSLEKQNTPDATIPVNIEGAHFEQQNLKRGDIPILKKRSRKPNSRIKPEEGYDPLWMLCELASKEGSHHRKRGRNDAGFQKKNTISKLSKSSSSSGREPMNAELRSQKKFTPEKKDNNYVYLLSSSVKNLGETVASKNIVDEECSQEKLEKSPEIHLLTCTTYRILKNPVKRKRSVMKPRKKFQSKNIVFEAETSKDSTQVKCLKEANIIDGIPKHLQKRLGTSNKVDLEEKKKKRGTSALDEDLSGDIL, from the exons ATGAAG GATTACTTTAAGCTTGTTAACACTGCATACCGAAAATTGCCATCCATGGCTGGTCGGAATTATGCAAATGCTGTTTCACTCATCCAGGCTGTTTCTTCGTGTCAGATATGTGTTCGGATGTTGGACTTTGAGTTGCACAACACCATTCTTGAGATGTTCCACCTATTCTTGGATGGGATACA ATCGAGTCATCCACAAGAAATATTCTCGAGCATGGAACACATCATGACTCtgataattcaaaatattgagGAATCTGATGAGTTCATGGTGGAGCTTATTAAGATCTTTCTTGCTGCTTTAAAGAAAGGAAATAaa AACATTTCACCATGTGCCTTTCAACTAGCAAAAAAGGTATTTGAGAAATGTGCAGACAGCTTGCACAATTTTGTTCCAGAAGCTGTTAGACACATGGGGGATGCAGTTCAGGAATATGATGATGCAATTGCATCATCACTCCTTGGTGCAACTAGAAGCGATAACATG AATGTTGAAGAGATGGGAACACGTGCTTGTGACCGTGAACAAGTTAATCTGGATGGTGATCCTATAATATCTATGTTAGAGGAGAACTGTTGCATTGATAATTTGAAAGCTCCTGGGAGTATCGATGAGAATCATGCGACAGTGCCATATTCCGATGATCATAACAACTGTCAAGAAAATGTTTCCCTAGAGGCTAAAGGTATGGGAATAGAAGCTTCTTATCATAAAGAAGTTAATCTACAGGATGAGGAGAACGTCAATGAGAATCACCAGAAAATGGCACATGTAGGTGATCAAATCAATTGGCGAGAAAGTGATTTGGAAAGAATCAATTCTACATCAGGACCAGATGGATCTACTCCTTGCTTAAACAATAATAATTCCGATGAAATGAGAAATTCTGGCTCTCTGACGGAACAAAATTTACTTCCACTACATGCTACATTGACGCCACTTAGACAAGTTTCTCCCGTGAAAGATGGTGATACTATACACGACGAGGATTCGTTGGAGAAACAAAATACTCCAGATGCAACCATTCCTGTAAACATAGAAGGTGCACATTTCGAGCAACAAAATTTAAAACGGGGTGATATTCCAATTTTGAAAAAACGGAGTCGAAAGCCAAACTCTAGAATAAAACCAGAGGAAGGGTATGATCCTCTATGGATGTTATGTGAATTGGCGTCAAAGGAAGGCTCTCACCACAGGAAAAGAGGCAGGAACGATGCTGGCTTTCAGAAGAAAAACACAATTTCCAAGTTATCAAAGTCATCCTCAAGTTCTGGGAGGGAACCAATGAATGCTGAATTGAGATCTCAGAAAAAGTTTACCCCAGAGAAGAAAGATAACaattatgtatatttattgTCCTCATCAGTGAAAAATTTAGGTGAGACAGTTGCTTCAAAAAATATTGTTGACGAGGAATGTTCACAGGAGAAACTTGAGAAAAGTCCTGAAATACATTTGCTTACATGTACGACTTACAGGATACTGAAAAATCCTGTGAAAAGGAAGAGATCTGTTATGAAGCCTAGAAAAAAATTTCAGAGTAAAAATATAGTTTTTGAGGCAGAGACTTCAAAAGATTCGACACAGGTAAAATGTTTAAAGGAAGCCAACATCATTGATGGGATCCCGAAACATTTGCAAAAAAGATTAGGGACTTCTAACAAAGTAGATCTtgaggagaaaaaaaaaaaaagaggaactAGTGCATTAGATGAGGATCTATCAGGAGACATCCTGTAA
- the LOC140880705 gene encoding uncharacterized protein isoform X3, producing the protein MKDYFKLVNTAYRKLPSMAGRNYANAVSLIQAVSSCQICVRMLDFELHNTILEMFHLFLDGIQSSHPQEIFSSMEHIMTLIIQNIEESDEFMVELIKIFLAALKKGNKNISPCAFQLAKKVFEKCADSLHNFVPEAVRHMGDAVQEYDDAIASSLLGATRSDNMNVEEMGTRACDREQVNLDGDPIISMLEENCCIDNLKAPGSIDENHATVPYSDDHNNCQENVSLEAKGMGIEASYHKEVNLQDEENVNENHQKMAHVGDQINWRESDLERINSTSGPDGSTPCLNNNNSDEMRNSGSLTEQNLLPLHATLTPLRQVSPVKDGDTIHDEDSLEKQNTPDATIPVNIEGAHFEQQNLKRGDIPILKKRSRKPNSRIKPEEGYDPLWMLCELASKEGSHHRKRGRNDAGFQKKNTISKLSKSSSSSGREPMNAELRSQKKFTPEKKDNNYVYLLSSSVKNLGY; encoded by the exons ATGAAG GATTACTTTAAGCTTGTTAACACTGCATACCGAAAATTGCCATCCATGGCTGGTCGGAATTATGCAAATGCTGTTTCACTCATCCAGGCTGTTTCTTCGTGTCAGATATGTGTTCGGATGTTGGACTTTGAGTTGCACAACACCATTCTTGAGATGTTCCACCTATTCTTGGATGGGATACA ATCGAGTCATCCACAAGAAATATTCTCGAGCATGGAACACATCATGACTCtgataattcaaaatattgagGAATCTGATGAGTTCATGGTGGAGCTTATTAAGATCTTTCTTGCTGCTTTAAAGAAAGGAAATAaa AACATTTCACCATGTGCCTTTCAACTAGCAAAAAAGGTATTTGAGAAATGTGCAGACAGCTTGCACAATTTTGTTCCAGAAGCTGTTAGACACATGGGGGATGCAGTTCAGGAATATGATGATGCAATTGCATCATCACTCCTTGGTGCAACTAGAAGCGATAACATG AATGTTGAAGAGATGGGAACACGTGCTTGTGACCGTGAACAAGTTAATCTGGATGGTGATCCTATAATATCTATGTTAGAGGAGAACTGTTGCATTGATAATTTGAAAGCTCCTGGGAGTATCGATGAGAATCATGCGACAGTGCCATATTCCGATGATCATAACAACTGTCAAGAAAATGTTTCCCTAGAGGCTAAAGGTATGGGAATAGAAGCTTCTTATCATAAAGAAGTTAATCTACAGGATGAGGAGAACGTCAATGAGAATCACCAGAAAATGGCACATGTAGGTGATCAAATCAATTGGCGAGAAAGTGATTTGGAAAGAATCAATTCTACATCAGGACCAGATGGATCTACTCCTTGCTTAAACAATAATAATTCCGATGAAATGAGAAATTCTGGCTCTCTGACGGAACAAAATTTACTTCCACTACATGCTACATTGACGCCACTTAGACAAGTTTCTCCCGTGAAAGATGGTGATACTATACACGACGAGGATTCGTTGGAGAAACAAAATACTCCAGATGCAACCATTCCTGTAAACATAGAAGGTGCACATTTCGAGCAACAAAATTTAAAACGGGGTGATATTCCAATTTTGAAAAAACGGAGTCGAAAGCCAAACTCTAGAATAAAACCAGAGGAAGGGTATGATCCTCTATGGATGTTATGTGAATTGGCGTCAAAGGAAGGCTCTCACCACAGGAAAAGAGGCAGGAACGATGCTGGCTTTCAGAAGAAAAACACAATTTCCAAGTTATCAAAGTCATCCTCAAGTTCTGGGAGGGAACCAATGAATGCTGAATTGAGATCTCAGAAAAAGTTTACCCCAGAGAAGAAAGATAACaattatgtatatttattgTCCTCATCAGTGAAAAATTTAG GATACTGA
- the LOC140880705 gene encoding uncharacterized protein isoform X2 — translation MAGRNYANAVSLIQAVSSCQICVRMLDFELHNTILEMFHLFLDGIQSSHPQEIFSSMEHIMTLIIQNIEESDEFMVELIKIFLAALKKGNKNISPCAFQLAKKVFEKCADSLHNFVPEAVRHMGDAVQEYDDAIASSLLGATRSDNMNVEEMGTRACDREQVNLDGDPIISMLEENCCIDNLKAPGSIDENHATVPYSDDHNNCQENVSLEAKGMGIEASYHKEVNLQDEENVNENHQKMAHVGDQINWRESDLERINSTSGPDGSTPCLNNNNSDEMRNSGSLTEQNLLPLHATLTPLRQVSPVKDGDTIHDEDSLEKQNTPDATIPVNIEGAHFEQQNLKRGDIPILKKRSRKPNSRIKPEEGYDPLWMLCELASKEGSHHRKRGRNDAGFQKKNTISKLSKSSSSSGREPMNAELRSQKKFTPEKKDNNYVYLLSSSVKNLGETVASKNIVDEECSQEKLEKSPEIHLLTCTTYRILKNPVKRKRSVMKPRKKFQSKNIVFEAETSKDSTQVKCLKEANIIDGIPKHLQKRLGTSNKVDLEEKKKKRGTSALDEDLSGDIL, via the exons ATGGCTGGTCGGAATTATGCAAATGCTGTTTCACTCATCCAGGCTGTTTCTTCGTGTCAGATATGTGTTCGGATGTTGGACTTTGAGTTGCACAACACCATTCTTGAGATGTTCCACCTATTCTTGGATGGGATACA ATCGAGTCATCCACAAGAAATATTCTCGAGCATGGAACACATCATGACTCtgataattcaaaatattgagGAATCTGATGAGTTCATGGTGGAGCTTATTAAGATCTTTCTTGCTGCTTTAAAGAAAGGAAATAaa AACATTTCACCATGTGCCTTTCAACTAGCAAAAAAGGTATTTGAGAAATGTGCAGACAGCTTGCACAATTTTGTTCCAGAAGCTGTTAGACACATGGGGGATGCAGTTCAGGAATATGATGATGCAATTGCATCATCACTCCTTGGTGCAACTAGAAGCGATAACATG AATGTTGAAGAGATGGGAACACGTGCTTGTGACCGTGAACAAGTTAATCTGGATGGTGATCCTATAATATCTATGTTAGAGGAGAACTGTTGCATTGATAATTTGAAAGCTCCTGGGAGTATCGATGAGAATCATGCGACAGTGCCATATTCCGATGATCATAACAACTGTCAAGAAAATGTTTCCCTAGAGGCTAAAGGTATGGGAATAGAAGCTTCTTATCATAAAGAAGTTAATCTACAGGATGAGGAGAACGTCAATGAGAATCACCAGAAAATGGCACATGTAGGTGATCAAATCAATTGGCGAGAAAGTGATTTGGAAAGAATCAATTCTACATCAGGACCAGATGGATCTACTCCTTGCTTAAACAATAATAATTCCGATGAAATGAGAAATTCTGGCTCTCTGACGGAACAAAATTTACTTCCACTACATGCTACATTGACGCCACTTAGACAAGTTTCTCCCGTGAAAGATGGTGATACTATACACGACGAGGATTCGTTGGAGAAACAAAATACTCCAGATGCAACCATTCCTGTAAACATAGAAGGTGCACATTTCGAGCAACAAAATTTAAAACGGGGTGATATTCCAATTTTGAAAAAACGGAGTCGAAAGCCAAACTCTAGAATAAAACCAGAGGAAGGGTATGATCCTCTATGGATGTTATGTGAATTGGCGTCAAAGGAAGGCTCTCACCACAGGAAAAGAGGCAGGAACGATGCTGGCTTTCAGAAGAAAAACACAATTTCCAAGTTATCAAAGTCATCCTCAAGTTCTGGGAGGGAACCAATGAATGCTGAATTGAGATCTCAGAAAAAGTTTACCCCAGAGAAGAAAGATAACaattatgtatatttattgTCCTCATCAGTGAAAAATTTAGGTGAGACAGTTGCTTCAAAAAATATTGTTGACGAGGAATGTTCACAGGAGAAACTTGAGAAAAGTCCTGAAATACATTTGCTTACATGTACGACTTACAGGATACTGAAAAATCCTGTGAAAAGGAAGAGATCTGTTATGAAGCCTAGAAAAAAATTTCAGAGTAAAAATATAGTTTTTGAGGCAGAGACTTCAAAAGATTCGACACAGGTAAAATGTTTAAAGGAAGCCAACATCATTGATGGGATCCCGAAACATTTGCAAAAAAGATTAGGGACTTCTAACAAAGTAGATCTtgaggagaaaaaaaaaaaaagaggaactAGTGCATTAGATGAGGATCTATCAGGAGACATCCTGTAA